One window of Microbacterium sp. Root61 genomic DNA carries:
- a CDS encoding response regulator — MGDLVRVVIVDDHSIFRSGLRADLDASVQVVAEAEDVASAVRMIEEHQPDVVLLDVHLPGAEGAAPTGGEAVLRATGARAPQTRFLALSVSDAAEDVVRVIRAGARGYITKGSSGADVSRAVHAVAGGDAVFSPRLAGFVLDAFGAVAGETAVATDELDRLSAREQEVMRLIARGYSYKEVAADLFISIKTVETHVSAVLRKLQLSSRHELTAWATARRLL, encoded by the coding sequence ATGGGTGATCTGGTGCGCGTGGTGATCGTCGACGATCACTCCATCTTCCGCTCCGGCCTGCGCGCCGACCTGGATGCGTCGGTGCAGGTCGTCGCGGAGGCGGAGGACGTGGCATCCGCCGTCCGCATGATCGAGGAGCATCAGCCCGACGTCGTGCTGCTGGATGTGCATCTTCCGGGTGCGGAGGGCGCCGCCCCCACGGGAGGCGAGGCCGTACTCCGGGCCACGGGAGCCCGCGCGCCGCAGACCCGCTTCCTCGCGCTCAGCGTCTCGGATGCCGCAGAAGACGTCGTGCGCGTCATCCGCGCCGGGGCGCGCGGCTACATCACGAAGGGCTCCTCTGGTGCGGACGTGAGCCGCGCCGTGCACGCGGTCGCCGGCGGCGATGCCGTGTTCTCGCCGCGGCTGGCGGGCTTCGTGCTCGATGCCTTCGGCGCGGTCGCGGGGGAGACGGCCGTCGCCACCGACGAGCTGGACCGCCTGTCGGCGCGCGAGCAGGAGGTCATGCGGCTGATCGCCCGCGGATACTCCTACAAGGAGGTGGCCGCCGATCTCTTCATCTCGATCAAGACCGTTGAGACGCACGTGTCGGCGGTGCTGCGCAAGCTTCAGCTGTCCTCCCGCCACGAGCTCACCGCCTGGGCCACCGCGCGGCGGCTGCTGTAG
- a CDS encoding YccF domain-containing protein, translating into MRTVLNVIWLILAGFWLFVGYMAVGVLLCILILTIPWGIASFRIGLYSLWPFGRTIVSKPTAGVGSFLGNVVWVILAGWWLALAHIVSGIALCITIIGIPLGIADFKLVPISLMPLGKDIVPTTGAGAFGTAAPRV; encoded by the coding sequence GTGCGCACCGTTCTCAACGTCATCTGGCTGATCCTCGCCGGCTTCTGGCTCTTCGTCGGCTACATGGCCGTGGGAGTCCTGCTCTGCATCCTGATCCTCACGATCCCGTGGGGAATCGCCTCGTTCCGGATCGGGCTCTATTCGCTCTGGCCGTTCGGCCGCACGATCGTCTCGAAGCCGACCGCCGGAGTCGGATCGTTCCTCGGCAACGTGGTCTGGGTGATCCTCGCGGGCTGGTGGCTGGCGCTCGCGCACATCGTCTCGGGCATCGCGCTGTGCATCACCATCATCGGGATCCCGCTCGGCATCGCCGACTTCAAGCTTGTGCCCATCTCGCTCATGCCCCTCGGCAAGGACATCGTCCCCACGACCGGCGCCGGGGCGTTCGGGACGGCCGCACCGCGGGTGTGA
- a CDS encoding ATP-dependent helicase, which yields MTDASRPLIVSGARGPQVGASAASARPDEDLLEGLNPHQREAVIYRGQALLIVAGAGSGKTSVLTRRVASLLRTKDAWPSQILAITFTNKAAGEMRERVTQLIGDHAQGMWISTFHSACVRILRREADQFGFTKSFTIYDSGDTRALIKRLVKEREADAFGLTPGAVMGKISKLKNELSDAESYARTANMEDPAERVFVEVFGDYQRALQKANAFDFDDLIGQTVFLFRAFPHVADAYRRRFKHILVDEYQDTNHAQYALIRELTRPVGSDAKPFEASGGMMIFEAEPEPGDAASLTVVGDSDQSIYAFRGADIRNITEFERDYPGAKVVLLEQNYRSSQNILSAANAVIGNNFDRKDKKLWTDVGPGEKIIGFTGYSQHDEAQFIADEIEVLRRAGVDYSQIAVFYRTNSQSRALEEIFIRSAIPYKIMGGTKFYERAEIKDAMAYLSAVVNPADEMAVRRILNRPRRGIGDVTESAIARYAADEQITFRDALANSSALGVGPKIQAAIAELDAVLAEATDILLPASGEIPPPTSVAEGLTLLLQKSGYMTALRRSKDPQDEARLENLDELIAVTREFARNNPDGTVIDFLTEVSLVSDADDLEDASGSVSLMTLHTAKGLEYDAVFLTGVEEDLIPHRISAGEPGGPQEERRLFYVGITRARKRLYLSLAMTRAQFGEVSVAMPSRFLQEIPAELIDWRQSPGDVNSRGGTQSRALNARRPGGQGGGPRAIEGNRRFGDALVPKSTSLDRFPNRIPARVRDNGDMVLASGDRIRHEDFGEGKVDAVTGEGAKRVAHVRFDKAGAKKLLIKIAPIEKI from the coding sequence ATGACCGACGCATCCAGACCATTGATCGTGAGCGGAGCCCGTGGCCCGCAGGTCGGCGCGTCCGCAGCTTCCGCGCGCCCCGACGAAGACCTCCTCGAGGGGCTCAACCCCCACCAGCGCGAGGCCGTGATCTACCGTGGTCAAGCGCTGTTGATCGTCGCCGGCGCCGGCTCGGGAAAGACGAGCGTGCTCACGCGCCGCGTCGCCAGTCTGTTGCGCACCAAAGACGCCTGGCCGAGCCAGATCCTCGCCATCACGTTCACCAACAAGGCGGCCGGCGAGATGCGCGAGCGCGTCACCCAGCTGATCGGCGATCACGCCCAGGGCATGTGGATCTCCACGTTCCACTCCGCGTGCGTCCGCATCCTGCGCCGCGAGGCCGATCAGTTCGGCTTCACCAAGTCGTTCACGATCTACGACTCCGGTGACACGCGGGCCCTCATCAAGCGCCTGGTCAAGGAACGCGAGGCGGATGCCTTCGGCCTGACGCCCGGCGCCGTGATGGGCAAGATCTCCAAGCTCAAGAACGAGCTGTCGGATGCCGAGTCCTACGCCCGCACGGCGAACATGGAAGACCCGGCCGAACGGGTCTTCGTCGAGGTGTTCGGCGACTACCAGCGCGCACTGCAGAAGGCGAACGCGTTCGACTTCGACGACCTCATCGGGCAGACGGTGTTCCTGTTCCGTGCGTTCCCGCACGTCGCCGACGCCTACCGTCGCCGCTTCAAGCACATCCTGGTCGACGAGTATCAGGACACCAACCACGCCCAGTACGCCCTGATCCGCGAGTTGACGCGCCCGGTGGGTTCCGACGCGAAGCCGTTCGAGGCATCCGGCGGCATGATGATCTTCGAAGCCGAGCCCGAGCCGGGGGATGCGGCATCCCTCACCGTCGTCGGCGACTCCGATCAGTCGATCTACGCGTTCCGCGGCGCAGACATCCGCAACATCACCGAGTTCGAGCGCGACTATCCGGGCGCGAAGGTGGTGCTGCTCGAGCAGAACTACCGCTCGTCGCAGAACATCCTGTCGGCGGCCAACGCCGTCATCGGCAACAACTTCGACCGCAAAGACAAGAAGCTGTGGACCGACGTCGGTCCCGGCGAGAAGATCATCGGCTTCACCGGGTACTCGCAGCACGATGAGGCGCAGTTCATCGCCGATGAGATCGAGGTGCTGCGCCGTGCCGGCGTCGACTACTCGCAGATCGCCGTGTTCTACCGCACAAACTCGCAGTCCCGCGCGCTGGAAGAGATCTTCATCCGCTCCGCGATCCCGTACAAGATCATGGGCGGCACGAAGTTCTACGAGCGCGCCGAGATCAAGGACGCGATGGCGTACCTGAGCGCGGTGGTGAACCCGGCCGACGAGATGGCGGTGCGCCGCATCCTCAACCGGCCGCGGCGGGGGATCGGCGATGTGACCGAGTCCGCGATCGCGCGCTATGCGGCCGACGAGCAGATCACGTTCCGGGACGCGCTCGCCAACTCCTCGGCGCTCGGCGTCGGCCCCAAGATCCAGGCCGCGATCGCCGAGCTGGATGCGGTGCTCGCCGAGGCGACCGACATCCTGCTCCCCGCCTCCGGTGAGATCCCGCCGCCGACCTCGGTGGCCGAGGGCTTGACCCTGTTGCTGCAGAAGAGCGGCTACATGACCGCGCTGCGACGAAGCAAGGACCCGCAGGACGAAGCGCGGCTGGAGAACCTCGACGAGCTCATCGCCGTCACGCGCGAGTTCGCCCGCAACAACCCGGACGGCACGGTCATCGACTTCCTCACCGAGGTCTCGCTGGTCTCGGATGCGGACGACCTCGAGGATGCCTCGGGCTCGGTGTCGCTGATGACCCTGCACACCGCGAAGGGCCTCGAGTACGACGCGGTGTTCCTGACCGGTGTCGAGGAGGACCTGATTCCGCACCGGATCTCGGCGGGGGAGCCGGGCGGTCCGCAGGAGGAGCGCCGGCTGTTCTACGTCGGCATCACCCGCGCCCGCAAGCGGCTCTACCTGTCGCTGGCGATGACGCGCGCGCAGTTCGGCGAGGTGTCGGTCGCGATGCCCAGCCGCTTCCTGCAGGAGATCCCGGCCGAGCTCATCGACTGGCGACAGTCGCCCGGCGACGTCAATTCGCGCGGCGGAACGCAGTCCCGCGCGTTGAACGCGCGCCGCCCCGGCGGCCAGGGCGGCGGTCCGCGCGCCATCGAAGGCAACCGTCGCTTCGGCGACGCCCTCGTGCCCAAGTCGACCTCGCTCGACCGCTTCCCGAACCGGATCCCTGCGCGGGTCCGCGACAACGGCGACATGGTGTTGGCCTCGGGCGACCGCATCCGTCATGAGGACTTCGGCGAGGGCAAGGTCGACGCCGTCACCGGCGAGGGTGCCAAGCGCGTCGCGCACGTCCGCTTCGACAAGGCCGGCGCCAAGAAGCTGCTCATCAAGATCGCTCCGATCGAGAAGATCTGA
- a CDS encoding ATP-binding protein — MTTTADAVAVAPDAERMPRPALRRPRAVLVTGVAEGLAAHLRWSRPAVRALFVVLSFFWGAGVLLYLWFWALMPVVESDPTVAVDQPTTHRAPVAWILATVAAISAVVMFGAIGIDSGDSPSWLAANVVTVSCAVGAGLWATLIDRRDPSRGLRHERAIRVVVTIVLAVVLLALLTSFRGAPWLAFFAAIFTLLGIAAVYSSTLIDKLRDLSRERVRRIREEQRSEMAAHLHDSVLQTLALIQNRAGASSEVARLARAQERELRSWLFDGDTPADSDLATDLRDYAAALELDYPVHIEVVSAGTSTERASGEVAAAAREAMLNASRHAGGEVSVYIEGAGATVDVYVRDRGPGFDLAEVPGDRLGVRQSIIGRMRRVGGSATVGPGVGGAGTQVHLRFERADGAHG, encoded by the coding sequence ATGACGACCACCGCCGACGCCGTAGCCGTCGCGCCCGATGCCGAGCGGATGCCGCGCCCCGCGCTGCGGCGTCCGCGTGCGGTGCTCGTCACCGGCGTGGCGGAGGGGCTGGCCGCGCACCTGCGCTGGTCGCGGCCCGCGGTGCGCGCCCTCTTCGTCGTGCTGAGCTTCTTCTGGGGCGCGGGCGTCCTGCTCTACCTCTGGTTCTGGGCGCTGATGCCGGTCGTCGAGTCCGACCCGACCGTCGCCGTCGACCAGCCGACCACCCATCGCGCGCCCGTCGCCTGGATTCTCGCCACGGTCGCCGCGATCAGCGCCGTGGTCATGTTCGGAGCGATCGGAATCGACAGCGGCGATTCGCCGTCGTGGCTCGCCGCGAACGTCGTCACGGTCTCGTGCGCCGTCGGCGCCGGCCTGTGGGCCACGCTCATCGACCGGCGTGATCCCTCGCGGGGGCTGCGGCACGAGCGGGCGATCCGCGTCGTCGTGACCATCGTCCTGGCGGTGGTCCTCCTGGCCCTGTTGACGAGCTTCCGCGGCGCCCCCTGGCTGGCCTTCTTCGCCGCCATCTTCACCCTGCTCGGCATCGCGGCCGTCTACTCCTCCACCTTGATCGACAAGCTGCGCGACCTGTCGCGCGAGCGGGTGCGCCGCATCCGCGAGGAGCAGCGCAGCGAGATGGCCGCCCATCTGCACGACTCCGTGCTGCAGACGCTCGCGCTCATCCAGAACCGTGCCGGGGCGTCGAGCGAGGTCGCCCGCCTCGCCCGCGCGCAGGAGCGCGAACTGCGCAGCTGGCTCTTCGACGGCGACACTCCCGCCGACAGCGACCTGGCCACCGACCTCCGTGACTACGCGGCCGCCCTCGAGCTGGACTATCCCGTGCACATCGAGGTCGTCTCGGCCGGCACCTCCACCGAGCGGGCGAGCGGCGAGGTGGCCGCAGCCGCCCGCGAGGCGATGCTCAACGCCTCCCGCCATGCCGGCGGCGAGGTATCCGTGTACATCGAAGGCGCCGGTGCCACGGTCGATGTATACGTGCGCGATCGGGGTCCGGGCTTCGATCTCGCCGAGGTGCCGGGCGACCGACTCGGGGTGCGGCAGTCGATCATCGGACGGATGCGGCGGGTCGGCGGGTCGGCGACGGTCGGCCCCGGCGTGGGCGGCGCCGGCACGCAGGTCCACCTGCGATTCGAGCGAGCGGACGGCGCACATGGGTGA